DNA from Arthrobacter sp. FW305-BF8:
ACCAGTGCCAGGAATTTCAGGAGCGGCTTGAGGCCGGCCTGAATCTGGTCGGGGGTGAACTTGCCGTTGGGCTCATCCGGCGTGTGCCACGGGTGGACGTTCCACGGCATGATGTACTCCGGCCGCAGGCCCAGCTTCCACTGGAGGCCCAGCATGCGGGTGGCAGCATCGTCGTCGCCCGGCATGATGAAGCCGGTGGGCGATGCCGTGCCGATGTTGGAGAAGAGGCTGATGATGCGGCATTCGTCGACGTCGTGCGCGGGGTCGACGTACGGCACCTGGGTGCCCGGCTTGGCGCTCTGCAACGTATCGCAGAGCTCATTGACAGCGGCAACGTTGGGCTCGTAGCGGCGCCTTAGAAGCTGTTCATGGAAGGATTCGGTAGCCAGAGCGGTCATATGGTGCTGTGTCTCCTGCAGGTGGGTCGCGCCGCCGCGCCGCAGTCCGGCACGCCGCAGGCATGCCGAGTGCGGCGTGGTGAAAAATGAGGTGTGGACCGGTACCTGACCGGTCCTTCCCAGTTTAGCAAGGCGTCCGAACCGCAATGTCCCGCCCCCGCGCGCCGCCATGGCGGACTCGCGCGGGGAAAGGCCTGCAGGGCGGTGAAATGAGGGCTAAATCACTTCCAGAGCCGCTTGGTGGCGAGGCGTGCGCCTTCTCCCAGCGCCTCCAGTTTCGCGACCGCGATCTGCGGGTGCACCCGGCCGCCGAGGCCGCAGTCGGTGGAGGCGATCACGCTCTCGCGTCCCACGAGCCTCGCGAAGCGTTCGATCCGGTCCGCCACCAGTTCCGGATGCTCCACGACGTTGGTCGCGTGCGAGACAACGCCGGGAATGATGACCTTGCCCTCGGGAAGCTTGGTGTCTTCCCACACGCGCCATTCGTGCTCGTGCCGGACATTGGCTGCCTCGAACGAGTAGCCGCCTGCATTGATCTGCAGGACGGAGCTGATGATGTCGGCAAACGGGATGTCCGTGGTGTGGGGGCCGTGCCAGGATCCCCAGCAGACATGCAGCCGGATCTGGTCCTGGGGCAGGTCGCGAAGTGCCCAGTTGGTGGCCTCGACCCGGAGCTGGATGAATTTGAGGTAGTCCTCGAGGCTGGGCTCCGGGTTGATCTGGTCCCAGCTCTCCGCCAGCGACGGGTCATCGAGCTGCACGGTCAGCCCGGCGTCGACGATTGCCTTGTATTCCTCGCGCATGGCGTCGGCGCAGGCGTAGACCAGTTCCTCTTCGGTCTTGTAGTAGTCGTTGGCAACCCGTGCGCAGGAGCCGGGCGAAAGCGACGCGACGAAACCCTCGGTGAGGCCGGCTGCCTGCATGCCGGTCTTGAGGTTGGTGACGTCAGAGGCCACGAGGTCCTGCCCGGTGTAGGTCAGCGGACCGGCGATCTTGGGTTGTGCCAGGCTCTTCCGGTGGGCGAGGATCCCGGAGGATGGGTCGCTGTAGGCGTCGTTGAACTTCTGCCTGTCCCGGCGGTCGGGGAAGGAGGTCAGGACGATGTTGCCAGGTGTGGAACGGTGCACCTCGGCATCGGCCCAGCGGTCCACGTTGGTGGGCTCGAGGCCGCCGAGGCGGGCGAACGAGTAGTTCCACCAGGCACCGTAGTCGACGCTGCTGGACATCGCGTGCCCGTATTCGCCGTCGTTGGGGATGTCGATGCCCAGGTCCTTTTGGCGCCGGACGATGTCCACCACCGAGGTTTCCAGGAGGTCCAGGAACTCCGGCGTGATTCCGTCCGCTTCCTTGGCGGCGTTGGCGGCGATGAGTTCCGGGGTGCGGGGCAGGGATCCGGCGTGTGTGACGCGGATGTGGTCGGTGTTCAGTGACATGGTTGGGTCTCCTCGGCCGCTCGCGATGGTTCACTCTCACTCAAGTCTCCGGACGGAGACAGTGGCAAATCGCAGGTGGAATGTGTCGCCGGAATCTGCTGCACGGACGAAACACCAAAAGCCATACTTTTGCCCCGCATCCGCTAAACTTGGGTGGTAAGAGCCCCGGAACTCTTGCGTCCCCTCCCCGGCCAGCGCCGCGGGTTCGGACGACGAATTCGGGGCATTCTCATGAACGGCGCCGACCTCCGGTTGAAGCACCTCGGTGATCCAGCCGGGCTAGGCCCGAACGAATGGGGGAGGATCCCATGCCAGCAATCGTGATCGTCGGAGCCCAGTGGGGCGACGAAGGAAAAGGTAAGGCCACCGACCTGCTTGGCGGCCGCGTCGACTACGTAGTGAAGCCGAACGGCGGCAACAACGCCGGGCACACCGTCGTCGTAGGCGGTGAGAAGTATGAGCTCAAGCTCCTTCCGGCCGGCATCCTCAGCCCCAACGCCGTCCCCATCATCGGCAACGGCTGCGTCGTCAACCTCGAGGCACTTTTCCAGGAGATCGAAGGCCTCGAAGCGCGCGGGGCGGACACCTCCAAGCTGCGTGTCTCCGCCAACGCCCACCTCGTGGCCCCGTACCACCAGGTGCTGGACAAGGTCACCGAACGCTTCCTCGGCAGCCGCGCCATCGGCACCACCGGCCGCGGCATCGGGCCCACCTACATGGACAAGGTTGCCCGCCTCGGCATCCGGGTCCAGGACGTCTTCGACGAGTCCATCCTGCGCCAGAAGGTGGAAGGCTCACTGCGCCAGAAGAACGAACTCCTGGTCAAGGTCTATAACCGCCGCAGCATCGAGGTGGAGGAAGTGGTCAGCTACTTCCTCTCCTTCGCGGACCGGCTGCGCCCCCTGGTCATCGACAGCACCCTCGTGCTGAACACTGCCCTGGACGAGGGCAAGGTGGTGCTCATGGAGGGTGGCCAGGCCACGTTCCTCGACGTCGACCACGGCACCTACCCGTTTGTCACCTCCTCGAACCCCACCGCCGGCGGCGCCTCGGTGGGTTCGGGCATCGGTCCCACCCGCATCTCGCGGTCCATCGGCATCATCAAGGCGTACACCACCCGCGTCGGTGCCGGGCCGTTCCCCACCGAGCTGTTCGACGAGATGGGCGTGTACCTGCAGAAGACCGGCGGCGAATTCGGCGTCAACACCGGCCGGCCGCGGCGCTGCGGCTGGTACGACGCCGTCCTGGCCCGCCACGCCTCCCGCGTGAACGGCTTCACGGACTACTTCGTCACCAAGCTTGACGTCCTCACCGGCATCGAACAGATCCCGGTGTGCGTGGCCTACGACGTCGACGGCGTCCGGCACGACGAGATGCCCATGACCCAGACGGAATTCCACCACGCCAAGCCCATCTTCGAATACTTCGAAGGCTGGACCGAGGACATCACCGGCGCCCGCACGCTGGCTGACCTGCCCGAGAACGCCCGCAACTACGTGCTGGCCCTCGAGAAGCTGTCCGGCACTCGGTTCTCCGCGATCGGCGTCGGACCGGACCGCGACCAGACCATCGTGGTCAACGACCTGATCAACGACTGACGCCGGAAGCGTCCGGCAACAACAGCTCAAGCAAGCAGTTCCCGACGGCGGCGGGTCACCTTACGGTGGCCCGCCGCCGTCGTGCTTTCCGGGAAGAAAAACATCCCGTCTGAAAAAAGTTTCCGGAACCGCGTAACCTGCCGGCCCGCGGCTGCGATTACGTATATGTAAGCGCCGGGCAGGAGGTTGTCCCCCATCGGCCTCCGGCCCGGCCTTCAATCAACCAAAGGATTTTTTTCTGATGAAGAGTGTTAGCAAGACCACCAAGATTGCTGTTGCAGCCGCCATCGTCGCTGTTGGAGGTTTCTCCGGCATCGGACTGGCCAATGCTGCGCAGGTTTCCAGCTCGCAGCACGCAGAGGTGACCCCCGCTACGCCCGCCGCCCCGGCCGTTCCCGCCACCCCCGAGGTTCCGGCAGTGCCCGCCGTCCCGGCCGCGCCGGCTACTCCGACGGTTCCTGCCGCCCCGGCCGCCAAGGCCAAGGCTGCCGGCGAAGCCGCGGACGCAGCCGACGCCGCAGTGGAAGCTGACAAGGACAACGCCAACGCCAACGTCTCCGCCGGTGACAAGGCTGCAGGCGCCGACGTGACCGCGGCAATCCCCGCTACTCCCGCTGTCCCCGGTGGCGCCGGCGTTCCGGCCACCCCGGCCCTTCCCGCCACCCCGGCCGTTCCGAACGTTGCGGACCACGTGGCCAAGCCGGCCGCACCGTCCGTCGCTGCAGACGCTGACGTCAAGGCTGACGCTGCTGCCGACCTGCCCGCCGGCAAGTAGTCCACAGCACGCGAAACAGGGCGTTCCCCGAATAGGGGCGTGAGGTGTGCGGCGGCTAGGCTTACTACCGCCGCACACCTGCAGTAAAGGGAAGGACCGCTCCTTGGCAGCTCAGCTGACCGACGACGAATTGTCAGCAGCCCTGTCTGGCGACCCTTCCGGCTTCAGCGCTGTCTACAGCATCATTTCGCCCGCAGTCCTCGGTTATTTCCGGGCCCGCGGGGTGGACGACGCCGAGGCCCTCACGCAGGACGTCTTCGTGGATGTCCTGCCCAAGCTCAGCAATGTCAGGGGCGGCCACTCCGGGCTGCGGACCTTCATTTTCTCCGTGGCGCACGCCCGGCTCGTGGACTACCACCGCCGGTCCGCGAGAACGCCGCAGCTCACCGAATTCGACCCGTTCCTGGATGAGCGCCGGTCGAGTTCCGCCGAGGACGAGGTGCTCGGTTCGCTGGGCGGAATCACTTCTTCACTTGCCATGCTCAATGACGACCAGCGGGAAGTGCTGGTCCTGCGGATCGTCGCGGACCTTTCGGTGGAACAGGTGGCGGGCATCATGGACAAGACCCCGGGGGCCATCAAACAGCTCCAGCGCCGAGGGCTCATCGCCCTGCGCGAACTCGTCAAGGAAAAGGACCACGCAGCATCATGAGTGTCACGCCGGCAGGCCGCGAAGAGGGAGAGATCCAGGCGATCCTCCTGGATTCCGGGCTCGAAGACGACGCCGATCTCCGCAGGTCCCTCGAAGAACTGCGCGGGCTCGCCCAGGACGCCGCACCCCGACCGCGGGCCGATCTCGCCGCCCTGCTCGCCCACGGTGCATCCGCTGCAGGCGTACCCGCGTCGGTAGTGCCCGCCCAGGAACCGGCCATGCGACGCGCCGCCTCCAACGTGGCGAGCCTTGAACTGCACCGCCGCAACCGGCAGCGGCGCATGGGCTTTGTGGTGGGCGCCGCAGTGGTCGGTGCCATGGGACTCGGAGCCGGCGCTGTCGCCGCATCCAGCGAGGACTTCCGCAACAGCGTGGGCCACACCGTGGTCCGAATCTTCCAGCCGACCAGCGAGACAACCGCGCCGACGCCGGTGCCCACGTCGCCCGCCGGCATCCCGGCGGCTCCGGCGCCGACTGTTGCTGCACCCAAGCCATCGGTTA
Protein-coding regions in this window:
- a CDS encoding uracil-DNA glycosylase, with the protein product MTALATESFHEQLLRRRYEPNVAAVNELCDTLQSAKPGTQVPYVDPAHDVDECRIISLFSNIGTASPTGFIMPGDDDAATRMLGLQWKLGLRPEYIMPWNVHPWHTPDEPNGKFTPDQIQAGLKPLLKFLALVPRASVIVAHGTEANRLAGLLLKTEVPLLWRRGLKTYKVRSLSGRSFAGSPERQKQYLDEMHVAYADAMARTGLQRAS
- a CDS encoding cobalamin-independent methionine synthase II family protein — encoded protein: MSLNTDHIRVTHAGSLPRTPELIAANAAKEADGITPEFLDLLETSVVDIVRRQKDLGIDIPNDGEYGHAMSSSVDYGAWWNYSFARLGGLEPTNVDRWADAEVHRSTPGNIVLTSFPDRRDRQKFNDAYSDPSSGILAHRKSLAQPKIAGPLTYTGQDLVASDVTNLKTGMQAAGLTEGFVASLSPGSCARVANDYYKTEEELVYACADAMREEYKAIVDAGLTVQLDDPSLAESWDQINPEPSLEDYLKFIQLRVEATNWALRDLPQDQIRLHVCWGSWHGPHTTDIPFADIISSVLQINAGGYSFEAANVRHEHEWRVWEDTKLPEGKVIIPGVVSHATNVVEHPELVADRIERFARLVGRESVIASTDCGLGGRVHPQIAVAKLEALGEGARLATKRLWK
- a CDS encoding adenylosuccinate synthase, with the translated sequence MPAIVIVGAQWGDEGKGKATDLLGGRVDYVVKPNGGNNAGHTVVVGGEKYELKLLPAGILSPNAVPIIGNGCVVNLEALFQEIEGLEARGADTSKLRVSANAHLVAPYHQVLDKVTERFLGSRAIGTTGRGIGPTYMDKVARLGIRVQDVFDESILRQKVEGSLRQKNELLVKVYNRRSIEVEEVVSYFLSFADRLRPLVIDSTLVLNTALDEGKVVLMEGGQATFLDVDHGTYPFVTSSNPTAGGASVGSGIGPTRISRSIGIIKAYTTRVGAGPFPTELFDEMGVYLQKTGGEFGVNTGRPRRCGWYDAVLARHASRVNGFTDYFVTKLDVLTGIEQIPVCVAYDVDGVRHDEMPMTQTEFHHAKPIFEYFEGWTEDITGARTLADLPENARNYVLALEKLSGTRFSAIGVGPDRDQTIVVNDLIND
- a CDS encoding RNA polymerase sigma factor, yielding MAAQLTDDELSAALSGDPSGFSAVYSIISPAVLGYFRARGVDDAEALTQDVFVDVLPKLSNVRGGHSGLRTFIFSVAHARLVDYHRRSARTPQLTEFDPFLDERRSSSAEDEVLGSLGGITSSLAMLNDDQREVLVLRIVADLSVEQVAGIMDKTPGAIKQLQRRGLIALRELVKEKDHAAS